Part of the Cucurbita pepo subsp. pepo cultivar mu-cu-16 unplaced genomic scaffold, ASM280686v2 Cp4.1_scaffold000844, whole genome shotgun sequence genome, ttttgattgtttttgaAGGCTGTAAGTCATCATGAAACATTAGGTGTCCATACATGTATGCGCTATATACCTACCATGGTTAAATCCTTTTCGTATCAATCACTTGTTTACTATCTAAGTTCATACCAAATTTAGACAAGTTTGTAATGGCTTTAAACTCCAATGCCGCAGAAGGCCGAAAGATCTGAGCCCAAAGCTGAGCCCAGCCCAGCACGTCCTCTAAATCTGTTCAGTATACGCAGCATGTGGCCCACGTGAGCATTGGAATCTTCCTATtacaacaaataaattaaataattctagcatattaaaatttttatactaCTTATAACCCTTAGTTCGTACCAGGTGTGACATTatatttcaaagaaattatgaaaaacttaaatttttttatcaaaacaCGAGACTTCTATGAATCATTGAATGATTGTTTCGAGATCTCAACGAGTATTGAGTATTTAACAAGAGATACATActactaacaaatatatatatatataaacaaaaaaaagactaCTAGACATCGATCTCTtctaaatatcaatttatatGTCAATATCGATCTCTAGTTCTTCGATctctcaatttaatttttgcattttaataactaaaatagtaattcgaaaataaatctatttaatttgagacccaaaaaaaaaattatttagatatttagtacatgaagtaaaatattaaaaaaaaaaaaaaatacagaaacTAAGCAGAGAAAGGTTCagatattttgtaaaattcatattttgtgTTCAGATTCTTAGAGGGAGAAATGAAGGAATGGCGTCCAAATTTGGAGTGGATGAATTTTTCTGTGACGAATCTCTTTTCCCTTCTGAGGATGAAGACGACGCCTTCGCCATGGCTGTCCTCGGGCTACCAAATGCCCACCCTCTGTTCTTGCTCCGCCGCTGTCCGTACGCCGGGAACCTCCCCTCTTCGCCGGAGGACGATGATACCCGGTACGATGACGAAGCGGAAGAAAAAGACGACGATGTCTGAATCATGAACCCCCCGAATAAACCGCCGCATTTCACTCGCTCCTTCAGGTATTCACTGCCGTCGTGCACGGCGGTTGTTGCGGTGGAGgttgttttgggttttccctcccTGTGAGACTCCACTCTCCGCAGCGTACAGTCGCCGAAGCCGGCGATTCTTTCTAAAAAGTCGCCGGAGAAACGCCGGCTTCCGCAACCGACGGATCTGGATCTCGACACCTTTTGTTCAAACGACGAGACCGACGCGGTGGCTTGACTGCTATTCGGACTGTCGTCACCACCGCCATCTTCCTCCACTGTGCTGGAGAAATCCTTAAACGTTTCCGTACATTTTTCCTTCTGCTTCACCGATGTCGCGGCGGCGATCGTGGTGGTCGGAAGCGACGCGATCTTCGAACTATGATCGATTTTCCTCGAAGAATGGGATTTGGTAGAGAGATCAAACAGAGACCAAATCCATCCTCTGTTTTTATGGCTATAAACTTCGCCGTCGTTCTGCTCCATTAACCTCCCTCTCGCCGGAGCCGTCGTCGATTTACTCCGGCGAAAACCCACCTCCacctgctgctgctgctgcatcttcttcttcttcgacaGAAAAGAGATTCGTGTCCTTGCCGCGTGATGATCATTGTCGGGCTGAAATTTAAGCGACGAAGCAGCAGAAAAACCCCCGCCGGCGGCAGCGGTGGCGAAATCAGATCtgaaggaagaggaggaagaagaggaagaggaaggtCGGAGTGGAagaggagaagaggaagagactAATTTTCCGAGCTTGTCTTGGAGACATAAAGCGCAAATCCCTCCTTGATTGCTCCGATAAGGATGGTAATTACACCTCATACCGTCGTCCATATCGCCGTCATCCACGGCGGCGGCGTTCGGAAATTCGACCATCGGCAGGAGTTGCAGAGATTAGTAGctgaagagaaagaaggagaaaatgaaatgaaattgtaGAGAGGAGACAGAAGGATAGATGGAGACAAGGTGTTTTTAATATACTTTTGGTATTTTCATGcccttttccccctttttccttattaaaataaaccttCACTACCACCCGACCCCCGGGATCGGGATCGAGTATAGCTATAGATGTCCATTTAATCTACTGAGATCATCTCCGACCcaatggaaaatgaaagaaagtttATTAAGATTTTTGTCGGTTAGCTAAACGAGAAAGGTGAAACGACAGAGacaacaatatctgctagtgctGTTATAACTAGACATCTCTAATTAGAGTCTAATAAATAAAgaccaaaaatatttatgatgtcataattagtttaatttgttgttttgttcattaaattgatatatttatgtggtcatgatgtttttaataagaattatatggatacatatttgacaacacatgagaaataaatataagaaaataataaatttggcACATCAAATTTTGTTGAGATATATAATATAGGCCAAAGaggaatatatataaaataatattgaaaattaaaaagaaaaaggaaattcaaaaaaagaCATAAGTATGTCTTcaataacatatatttaaCTCTTGTAAAAGGAGACATGACATGttttggaatttaaattttaatttccaacCAAACAATAATATCAATTTGTAATATTCCTAGGAAATATTGTCTCTTAGGTAACAATTAAGGTCCTTCAGCTGTATTGTcttcagtctcacagttttaaaagcATCCACTAGAAGGAGGTTttacttcgttcccctctacaatcgaggtgggatcttagatattgtctactttgtcccgttacgtattgtcgtcagtctcatagtttcaaaacgcatctactaggacGAAGTTTCCATGTTCTTATTAgtaatatttcatttctctctcaaaccgaggtgggatctcacaatctacctcctttAGGAACCCAGTATCTTCATTGAcacaccgtccagtgtctAACTctcatatcatttgtaacaacctaaggtcatcgctagtagatattgtctgtttttgtCCATTATATATCGTTATCagtctcaaaattttgaaacgcATCCACTAGGAGGAAGTTTCCaaacttttataagaaatactctgttttcctcttcaactAGTGCGGGGATCTCACAAGCAGTTTTCAAGCTCACAACATAGACATTGATAGTACAATTGAAGCACGGTGGAGATTGAAATCTACAATATGTACTCATAGCTCATCCCGTCAAGCTATCTTAAGGTACACGACGTGTATCGAGATAGAGTCGATCAAAACAATGATGAATGAAAAATGGTTGGTGGGGGGTTGAGATGTCAAAAGGGGGGAGAAGAGACAGGGCATAGAGGGGAGAGGGGAGTTTGGAGGGAGAAAAATGAACCGAATTTGGAGTTTATATGATCGAGTCGAGTCATGAGTCATGAGTGAAGGGGAACATATACGGCCCAACCGTAGTGTCCGGTTTGGTCCACTCGCCTCCGgacctaattaattaattgtattttcGTCGGACCCACTTTTTCTTGTCTTTGGCTTTGTATTGTATTATAATCTTGTATTCTTCTATTCATCACCTCTCACATCCTTTCATAAATAATGCCACTATCTTCTCACGGACCCATTTATTACATATATAAAGACGTCCACCGATCAGGGTTAGAAACGAGAAATATGATCATCGACACGGTTCAACTACATGAGTTAAACAGACATCTATAAATATAACTCAGctagtttaaatatattttttcgaCTAAGATGCTGGAGGTTTGAATCCTCCATTCCCAATATCagtgaatttaaaaaaaatatgaatacaGTTTAACTAGTCACGACATTGTAcattaactaaaatatttgcATCGATCGAGTAACGTGGCTAACAAAAAATATACGAtagataaattacaaaaataatttcattttttatttaatttaaataaaataaatttcagaaaattattttttattacaatataattatatatacatatatgtataataattttatttaattctataaaaatctaatataCTCTCAAatgttagaaaattaaaaaaaataaaaataaaatatgttgattGTAGATCCATATGTGGTCCACATGTTACTTTCTTTGAGATTTAAGTTacttctcacttttttttaacttacaaaaatattaaactataaatttagtttataaaattttttatggaTATATTTTGTCATCAAACTTTAAtaaatgtctaataaatcataaacttttaaaccGATAGACCGTgacacaataaaaaaatatatatctagaGTCggctttgtttaatttttccggtgttttattttctaattaggGGAGAAAAAGATTTGAAACTAATTTAGCGTTTTTGTCCGATTTTTgctatatttttaagaaacgagagctaaattt contains:
- the LOC111785925 gene encoding uncharacterized protein LOC111785925: MVEFPNAAAVDDGDMDDGMRCNYHPYRSNQGGICALCLQDKLGKLVSSSSPLPLRPSSSSSSSSSFRSDFATAAAGGGFSAASSLKFQPDNDHHAARTRISFLSKKKKMQQQQQVEVGFRRSKSTTAPARGRLMEQNDGEVYSHKNRGWIWSLFDLSTKSHSSRKIDHSSKIASLPTTTIAAATSVKQKEKCTETFKDFSSTVEEDGGGDDSPNSSQATASVSSFEQKVSRSRSVGCGSRRFSGDFLERIAGFGDCTLRRVESHREGKPKTTSTATTAVHDGSEYLKERVKCGGLFGGFMIQTSSSFSSASSSYRVSSSSGEEGRFPAYGQRRSKNRGWAFGSPRTAMAKASSSSSEGKRDSSQKNSSTPNLDAIPSFLPLRI